The Gloeomargarita sp. SKYB120 genome has a segment encoding these proteins:
- a CDS encoding cobyrinate a,c-diamide synthase: MGLILAGERSGVGKTTVALAILAALTAWGEPVQSFKVGPDYLDPLWHRWLTRRPCPNLDTVLTSPDYLQRCYAYYTADVAYALVEGVMGLFDGPSSTAEIAKLLDLPVVLVVDCQRLAGSVAALVQGYATWDPKLPIAGVVLNRVASDRHSELLRQALAPVGIPVVGECRRTDALHRPERHLGLVTPLEIADFATWRDALAHVGQHCFDWQVLRPLLRVSGESPALPPWPTLHCAKSVTLAVAYDEAFCFYYDDLFALLEVAGVALHFWSPLRDGPLPHTIHGLLLGGGYPELHAEPLSQRSDLWRDLRQRIAHGLPVYAECGGLMVLGEALIDQAGQAWPMARVLPLTTAMTGRLTLGYRCVQATQDTCFVRQGQTLTGHEFHYSQVVGGEPQPYYGHATLHASYLHCHWGGCAQQVQQFLDCVQQYTPQVVEGLTGA; this comes from the coding sequence ATGGGACTAATACTGGCGGGTGAGCGAAGTGGTGTTGGCAAAACCACCGTTGCCCTGGCCATTTTGGCGGCATTGACGGCTTGGGGTGAACCCGTGCAGTCGTTCAAGGTGGGGCCGGATTACCTGGACCCGCTGTGGCATCGCTGGCTCACCCGACGCCCGTGCCCCAACTTGGATACGGTGTTGACGTCGCCGGACTACCTCCAGCGTTGTTATGCCTACTACACTGCAGACGTTGCTTACGCCCTGGTGGAGGGGGTCATGGGCCTGTTTGACGGCCCTAGCAGTACAGCGGAAATTGCTAAGCTGCTGGATTTGCCAGTGGTGCTGGTGGTGGATTGCCAGCGCCTAGCCGGTTCGGTGGCGGCCTTGGTGCAGGGGTACGCAACGTGGGACCCCAAGCTCCCTATTGCGGGCGTTGTCCTTAACCGCGTCGCCAGTGACCGCCACAGTGAACTTCTGCGTCAAGCCCTGGCGCCTGTGGGGATTCCAGTGGTGGGAGAATGCCGGCGCACGGATGCCTTGCACCGTCCTGAACGCCACCTGGGACTGGTCACGCCCTTAGAGATCGCCGACTTCGCAACCTGGCGCGACGCCTTAGCTCACGTTGGTCAGCACTGTTTTGACTGGCAGGTACTGCGACCGTTATTACGGGTTTCCGGTGAGAGTCCGGCGCTTCCCCCTTGGCCGACTCTTCATTGCGCCAAATCGGTGACCCTGGCCGTTGCCTACGATGAAGCCTTCTGTTTTTACTACGACGACCTGTTTGCCCTGTTAGAGGTAGCGGGGGTGGCCTTGCATTTCTGGAGTCCGCTGCGGGATGGGCCGTTGCCGCATACCATTCACGGCCTGCTGCTAGGTGGGGGCTACCCGGAACTCCACGCCGAACCTCTGAGCCAGCGGTCAGACCTCTGGCGTGACCTGCGCCAGCGCATCGCGCACGGTCTCCCTGTCTATGCCGAGTGTGGCGGATTGATGGTGCTGGGGGAAGCGTTGATAGACCAGGCGGGTCAGGCGTGGCCCATGGCGAGAGTGCTGCCCTTGACAACCGCTATGACGGGGCGTTTAACCCTAGGCTACCGGTGCGTGCAGGCCACCCAAGATACGTGTTTTGTCCGCCAGGGGCAAACCCTCACCGGCCATGAATTTCATTACTCCCAGGTTGTCGGCGGCGAACCCCAGCCGTACTACGGCCATGCCACGCTCCATGCGTCCTATCTGCATTGCCACTGGGGAGGATGTGCGCAGCAGGTCCAGCAGTTCCTAGACTGCGTTCAGCAGTACACGCCGCAGGTGGTCGAGGGCTTGACAGGCGCTTAA
- the sixA gene encoding phosphohistidine phosphatase SixA has translation MKLYLIRHGIAQEPEPDQPDSQRVLTKEGYKRTRAVAQRLVALGVQVEAILTSPYLRASQTAMICHEAGLGPMPVVHEALQPGGDWQQWLVWWQEWRAQGGGPVALVGHQPDLGHWAERLVWGEVRDRLVVKKAGVVLLEVPEQGSPVGAAQLLWLLPPKVLVD, from the coding sequence ATGAAGCTCTACCTGATTCGTCACGGGATTGCCCAGGAACCGGAGCCGGACCAGCCCGACAGCCAGCGGGTCTTGACCAAGGAAGGCTACAAGAGAACGCGCGCGGTAGCCCAACGGCTCGTGGCGTTAGGGGTACAAGTGGAGGCGATTCTCACCAGTCCCTACCTGCGGGCGAGTCAAACGGCGATGATTTGCCATGAGGCGGGTCTGGGGCCAATGCCGGTGGTCCACGAGGCGTTGCAGCCGGGGGGAGATTGGCAGCAATGGCTCGTTTGGTGGCAGGAATGGCGCGCCCAAGGAGGTGGTCCAGTCGCTTTGGTGGGGCATCAACCGGATTTGGGCCATTGGGCGGAACGCCTGGTGTGGGGTGAAGTGCGCGACAGGCTGGTGGTGAAAAAAGCGGGGGTGGTTCTGCTAGAGGTGCCGGAGCAAGGGTCGCCGGTGGGTGCGGCGCAATTGCTGTGGTTACTCCCGCCCAAGGTGCTTGTGGATTAG
- a CDS encoding cytochrome c biogenesis protein: MTSLARWWQTPWRALRDWWRALVQVMADLRLAIGLLLGIAIASVAGTVIEQGESLAFYQTHYPEHPALLGFLSWRVILALGLDHVYQTWWYLSLLLLFGASLLTCTALRQWPALRAARTWYYCQRPEQIARLSLSQTCPAVPVETCAHLLRRRGYWVVSDGEKLYARKGLVGKFGPILVHASLVVVLLGGLVSSLTGFLVQEMVPSGQDFQLRHVVNAGALVRHLPNVQGRVHRFWITYTASGDIDQFYTDLGLLNDQGQEVVRQTISVNHPLRWRGLSVYQTSWGIDSVRLRLNQSPVLQIPVSPFTAANGRQLWGTWLPLKPDLSVGVSLVIPDLQGLFLLYDSQGQLLTTGRVGTPVQVGDLTLQLTEIVGSTGLQIKSDPGLPLLYLGFAGLMAGVLMSYVSYSQIWGLWVGQQLYIGGKTNRAQVTFAQEFHALVQALESEV; encoded by the coding sequence ATGACGAGTTTGGCCAGGTGGTGGCAAACGCCGTGGCGAGCGCTGCGTGACTGGTGGCGTGCTCTGGTGCAGGTTATGGCCGATTTGCGCCTGGCGATTGGATTGCTGTTGGGGATTGCCATCGCCAGCGTGGCCGGGACGGTCATCGAGCAGGGGGAGTCCCTGGCCTTTTACCAGACCCACTACCCTGAACATCCGGCGCTGTTGGGGTTTTTGAGTTGGCGCGTGATTCTCGCCTTGGGTCTGGACCACGTCTACCAAACTTGGTGGTACTTGAGCCTGTTGTTGCTCTTTGGAGCCAGCTTACTGACCTGCACCGCCCTGCGCCAGTGGCCAGCGCTGCGGGCAGCTCGCACCTGGTACTACTGTCAACGACCGGAGCAAATTGCCCGCCTGAGTTTGAGCCAAACCTGTCCCGCCGTGCCGGTCGAAACATGCGCCCATCTGCTGCGGCGCAGGGGCTACTGGGTGGTCAGCGACGGGGAAAAACTCTACGCTCGCAAGGGGTTGGTCGGCAAGTTCGGCCCTATCCTGGTTCACGCTAGTCTGGTGGTGGTGCTCCTGGGGGGCTTGGTGAGTTCCCTGACCGGCTTTTTGGTCCAGGAAATGGTGCCCAGCGGCCAGGATTTTCAGCTGCGCCATGTGGTCAACGCGGGAGCCTTGGTGCGCCATTTACCGAATGTCCAGGGGCGGGTACATCGCTTTTGGATAACCTACACCGCCAGCGGCGACATTGACCAGTTCTACACTGATTTGGGGCTGTTGAACGACCAGGGACAAGAGGTGGTCCGTCAGACGATTTCGGTCAACCATCCCCTGCGCTGGCGCGGCTTGAGCGTTTACCAGACCAGTTGGGGGATTGACAGTGTCCGCCTGCGGTTGAACCAGAGCCCCGTGCTGCAAATTCCCGTCAGCCCCTTTACCGCCGCCAACGGTCGCCAACTCTGGGGCACCTGGTTGCCCTTAAAACCGGATTTGAGCGTGGGTGTATCTCTGGTCATTCCCGATTTGCAGGGGTTGTTTTTGCTCTACGATTCCCAGGGGCAACTGCTCACCACCGGTCGCGTGGGAACGCCGGTGCAGGTAGGAGACCTGACCTTGCAACTGACGGAAATTGTAGGCAGTACGGGGTTGCAGATCAAATCCGACCCCGGCCTTCCCCTGTTGTACCTGGGCTTTGCCGGTTTGATGGCCGGCGTGCTGATGAGCTATGTGTCCTACAGCCAGATCTGGGGATTGTGGGTAGGGCAACAGTTGTACATCGGGGGCAAGACCAATCGCGCCCAGGTGACCTTTGCCCAGGAATTTCATGCCCTCGTGCAGGCCTTAGAATCAGAAGTATGA
- the tsaE gene encoding tRNA (adenosine(37)-N6)-threonylcarbamoyltransferase complex ATPase subunit type 1 TsaE: protein MVVMLPDAPTTVRLGMVLAELLPAGAVLLLQGDLGSGKTTLVQGLARGLGIAEPVTSPTFALVQEYPEGRIPLYHLDLYRLSPAEVQQLQPEYYWLEAPPGIVAVEWPERLPAWPPCYLHLHWQNGDLTGRRVVFTAQGSAPHQWLAQLQARQAAGQLL, encoded by the coding sequence ATGGTGGTAATGCTGCCGGATGCGCCAACGACGGTGCGGTTAGGGATGGTGCTTGCGGAACTGTTGCCTGCCGGGGCTGTGCTTTTGTTGCAAGGAGACCTCGGCAGCGGCAAAACCACCTTGGTGCAGGGCCTGGCCCGGGGGCTAGGCATCGCGGAACCCGTGACGAGTCCCACCTTTGCCCTGGTGCAGGAGTACCCCGAGGGGCGGATTCCCCTGTATCACCTGGACCTGTACCGGCTCAGTCCCGCCGAGGTGCAGCAGTTGCAACCGGAGTACTACTGGCTGGAGGCGCCGCCGGGGATTGTCGCCGTCGAATGGCCGGAGCGTTTACCGGCGTGGCCCCCCTGCTATCTCCACCTGCACTGGCAAAACGGTGACCTCACCGGACGCCGGGTGGTCTTCACCGCCCAGGGAAGCGCCCCTCACCAGTGGCTTGCCCAGTTACAGGCGCGGCAGGCGGCTGGGCAATTGCTTTAG
- a CDS encoding YvcK family protein has translation MGKYAPSRLRQWLKWLRPGVFVKRWLLLTFIGTVLVVLGFSILLRLTPVNSLLQLTESLLRGLAAVIPSHISGPLAILMGLGLIVWSQTRSVGALTEALRPEGEQDVVDVLLAQRQRNRGPKIVALGGGTGLSRLLRGLKHYSSNITAIVTVADDGGSSGRLRREVGVLPPGDIRNCLAALASEEQLLTALFQYRFEAGEGLCGHSFGNLYLTALTHITGSLEQAIAASSRVLAVRGQVLPATMADVHLWAELADGRRIEGESQIPKARGRIVRIGCTPANPPALPRAIEAIEEADLILVGPGSLYTSVIPNLLVPEITDAIARATVPRIYICNAMTEPGETQGYRVSDHLRAIEQVTGGRIFDVVLVQKKPPSPGALARYAQVGAEFVELDREQVLRMGYRLLLADVTQEDPQTGQVQHHPQRLARVLMRWYQRVQAWW, from the coding sequence ATGGGTAAATACGCGCCTTCGCGTTTGCGGCAGTGGCTCAAGTGGCTCAGGCCAGGGGTATTCGTCAAGCGCTGGCTGCTTTTGACCTTTATCGGCACGGTGCTGGTGGTGCTGGGATTCTCCATCCTGCTGCGGCTCACGCCGGTCAACAGCTTGCTGCAACTAACCGAGAGTCTGCTGCGGGGTTTGGCGGCGGTGATCCCCAGCCATATTTCCGGGCCGCTGGCTATCCTGATGGGGTTGGGGCTGATCGTCTGGAGTCAAACCCGCTCGGTGGGCGCCCTGACCGAAGCGCTGCGGCCTGAGGGGGAACAGGACGTGGTGGATGTGCTCCTTGCCCAACGCCAGCGCAACCGGGGTCCCAAGATTGTAGCGCTCGGAGGCGGCACCGGCCTGTCGCGGCTCCTGCGGGGTCTCAAGCACTACAGCAGCAACATCACAGCGATTGTGACGGTGGCGGACGATGGCGGGTCGTCGGGACGCCTGCGACGGGAGGTGGGGGTGTTGCCGCCAGGGGACATCCGTAACTGTTTGGCGGCGCTGGCTAGCGAAGAACAACTGTTGACCGCTCTGTTCCAGTACCGGTTTGAGGCGGGGGAGGGCCTGTGCGGCCACAGCTTTGGCAATTTGTACTTGACCGCCCTGACCCACATCACCGGCAGTCTGGAGCAGGCGATTGCCGCCAGTTCCCGCGTACTGGCGGTGCGAGGGCAAGTCTTGCCGGCGACGATGGCGGATGTGCATCTGTGGGCGGAATTGGCCGATGGTCGGCGCATCGAGGGGGAGTCCCAAATCCCCAAGGCCAGGGGGCGCATTGTCCGCATTGGCTGCACGCCCGCCAATCCTCCCGCCTTGCCTAGAGCGATTGAAGCCATTGAGGAGGCGGATTTGATCCTGGTGGGGCCGGGCAGTCTCTACACCAGCGTGATCCCCAACCTGTTAGTGCCAGAGATTACCGACGCGATTGCCCGCGCGACGGTCCCCCGTATTTACATTTGCAACGCCATGACCGAACCAGGGGAAACCCAGGGCTACCGGGTGTCGGACCACCTGCGGGCAATTGAGCAGGTCACCGGCGGACGCATTTTTGATGTGGTGCTGGTGCAAAAGAAACCGCCGTCGCCGGGGGCCCTAGCGCGCTATGCCCAGGTCGGCGCGGAATTTGTGGAATTGGACCGGGAACAGGTGCTGCGCATGGGCTATCGGTTGCTGCTAGCGGATGTGACCCAGGAAGACCCCCAAACAGGCCAGGTTCAACACCACCCCCAGCGACTGGCCCGTGTCCTGATGCGGTGGTATCAGCGGGTACAGGCATGGTGGTAA
- the cobO gene encoding cob(I)yrinic acid a,c-diamide adenosyltransferase produces the protein MLTPEQYRRKMQQRQRAQAEYLERCTQKGLVIVHTGDGKGKTTAALGMVLRSLGHGYRVAVVQFIKGAWYPAERRVLEQWTDRIRWHTLGEGFTWETQDWERDRQCAQAAWQVACEYLRNPDYYLTVLDEVNVALRLGYLDLAQVLQGLQQKPPHTHVVLTGRGAPAALIDFADLVTEMTLRKHPFRSQGIKAQPGIEY, from the coding sequence GTGCTCACGCCCGAGCAGTACCGGCGGAAGATGCAGCAGCGGCAACGGGCACAAGCCGAGTACCTGGAGCGCTGCACCCAAAAGGGCCTGGTGATCGTGCACACGGGGGATGGCAAGGGCAAAACGACGGCGGCGCTTGGGATGGTGTTGCGCTCCTTGGGGCATGGCTATCGGGTGGCGGTGGTGCAGTTCATCAAGGGGGCCTGGTATCCGGCGGAGCGGCGGGTGCTGGAGCAGTGGACAGACCGAATTCGCTGGCATACCCTCGGCGAAGGGTTCACCTGGGAGACCCAGGACTGGGAACGGGATCGGCAGTGCGCCCAGGCGGCCTGGCAGGTGGCCTGCGAGTACTTGCGCAACCCCGATTACTACCTCACTGTCCTGGACGAGGTGAACGTGGCCTTGCGGTTGGGCTACCTGGACCTGGCGCAGGTGTTACAAGGGTTACAGCAAAAGCCGCCCCATACCCACGTGGTGCTGACGGGTCGCGGCGCTCCTGCGGCGCTTATAGACTTTGCCGACCTGGTGACGGAGATGACCTTGCGCAAGCATCCCTTTCGCTCCCAAGGCATCAAGGCACAGCCAGGGATCGAGTACTAG
- the tsf gene encoding translation elongation factor Ts produces MAEVSAQLVKALREKTGAGVLDCKKALEHSNGDIEKAVEYLRQKGLASAEKKAGRSTTEGLIYSYIHTGGKLGVLLELNCETDFVARGEVFQNLAHNLALQIAATENVEYVDMSEVPPEVIERERAIEMGREDLANKPEAVREKIVQGRLDKLFKERCLLDQPYIKDPSITVRDLIKQTIALVGENIRVRRFTRYRLGEELAKPVAAPATQPTPEPVATAAPEPAAEPAPPATEKKKSSSRKTK; encoded by the coding sequence ATGGCCGAAGTTTCCGCCCAGTTGGTCAAGGCCCTGCGGGAGAAAACGGGCGCGGGGGTGCTGGATTGCAAAAAAGCCCTGGAACACAGCAACGGGGACATCGAAAAAGCGGTGGAATACCTGCGGCAAAAAGGTCTCGCTTCGGCGGAAAAAAAGGCCGGTCGCAGCACCACCGAAGGATTGATTTACAGCTACATCCACACCGGCGGCAAGCTAGGGGTGTTGTTGGAACTGAACTGTGAAACGGATTTTGTGGCGCGGGGGGAGGTCTTCCAAAATCTGGCCCATAATTTGGCCCTGCAAATCGCCGCGACGGAAAACGTGGAATACGTGGACATGAGCGAGGTGCCGCCGGAAGTCATTGAGCGGGAACGGGCGATTGAAATGGGTCGGGAGGACCTGGCCAACAAGCCGGAAGCCGTGCGGGAAAAGATCGTCCAAGGACGCTTAGATAAATTGTTCAAGGAGCGCTGCCTGCTCGACCAGCCCTACATCAAGGACCCCAGCATCACTGTTCGGGATTTGATCAAACAGACGATTGCGCTTGTGGGGGAAAACATCCGCGTGCGGCGGTTTACCCGCTACCGGCTCGGGGAGGAGTTGGCTAAACCAGTGGCCGCACCCGCAACCCAACCAACGCCAGAACCGGTAGCGACGGCAGCCCCGGAGCCTGCGGCTGAACCAGCGCCTCCAGCCACGGAAAAGAAAAAATCCAGTTCCCGCAAGACGAAATAG
- the rpsB gene encoding 30S ribosomal protein S2, translated as MAVTLAQLLEAGVHFGHQARRWNPKMAPYIYAERNGVHIIDLVQTAELLEEACEYVRRAAENNKKFLFVGTKRQAAGIVAQEAQRCDAYYVNQRWLGGMLTNWTTIKSRVERLKELERQAESGALDLLPKKEAATLRRELERLRKYLGGIKMMRRLPDVVVIVDQKREYNAVQECLKLNIPIVSLLDTNCDPDLVDVPIPANDDAIRSIKLILGELVDAICEGRSGQEKDDMAEAMEEMEEEEPVDAGDASFLEEVEEEEAEDLPDEVDL; from the coding sequence ATGGCTGTCACACTGGCGCAACTGTTGGAGGCGGGGGTTCACTTTGGTCACCAGGCCCGGCGGTGGAACCCTAAGATGGCCCCTTACATCTATGCCGAGCGCAACGGCGTCCACATCATTGACCTGGTACAGACGGCGGAGTTACTAGAGGAAGCCTGTGAGTACGTGCGCCGTGCGGCGGAAAACAACAAGAAGTTTTTGTTTGTGGGCACAAAACGCCAGGCCGCCGGCATTGTGGCCCAGGAGGCCCAACGCTGCGACGCCTACTATGTCAACCAGCGCTGGTTAGGAGGAATGCTCACCAACTGGACGACCATCAAATCACGGGTGGAGCGGCTCAAGGAGCTGGAGCGGCAAGCCGAGAGCGGGGCGCTGGACCTCCTACCCAAAAAAGAAGCGGCGACCTTGCGGCGGGAGCTCGAACGGCTGCGCAAGTACCTGGGGGGCATCAAGATGATGCGGCGCCTGCCGGATGTGGTGGTCATCGTAGACCAAAAACGGGAGTACAACGCCGTACAGGAGTGCTTGAAGTTGAACATCCCCATCGTTTCGCTGCTGGATACCAACTGCGACCCGGATTTGGTAGACGTGCCCATTCCCGCCAACGACGACGCCATTCGCTCCATCAAGCTCATCTTGGGGGAACTGGTGGACGCTATCTGCGAAGGCCGCAGCGGCCAGGAAAAAGACGACATGGCCGAAGCGATGGAAGAGATGGAGGAAGAAGAACCGGTGGATGCGGGTGACGCATCCTTCCTGGAAGAAGTGGAGGAAGAGGAAGCCGAAGACCTCCCGGACGAAGTGGACCTCTGA
- a CDS encoding J domain-containing protein, which yields MLGVSRPTYYEILGVSPLASGETIRRAYRELSKRYHPDTTTLPVAIAQEKFHEINRAYSVLICPQQRAAYDQLLRQSALTLAASRPLRRPVYNDSAYLDPTDRPLSAGELFALFLLGLTFVGCLFLVVILGLARTGTVSA from the coding sequence ATGCTGGGGGTTTCGCGACCAACCTACTACGAGATTCTGGGGGTGTCCCCGCTGGCCAGTGGGGAGACGATTCGCCGGGCCTATCGAGAACTCAGCAAGCGCTATCACCCCGACACCACCACGCTTCCTGTGGCCATTGCCCAAGAAAAGTTCCATGAAATTAACCGGGCCTACAGCGTGCTGATTTGTCCGCAGCAGCGAGCGGCCTATGACCAACTCCTGCGGCAATCCGCTCTGACCCTAGCAGCGTCTCGTCCCTTGCGTCGGCCCGTCTACAACGATTCGGCCTATCTCGACCCCACCGACCGGCCCCTGTCGGCGGGCGAACTATTTGCCCTGTTTTTGTTGGGATTGACCTTTGTGGGTTGCTTATTTTTGGTGGTCATTCTGGGGCTGGCCCGCACGGGTACCGTCAGCGCCTAG
- a CDS encoding glycosyltransferase family 4 protein, with translation MKVALVCPFDLDRLSGTPVRAQLTAKALHACCALQVYATGGSAPYVHPIPNSWTNRFRLDRFTWGVLQAFQQFQPDVIHLVNPAGILAALAYKARHPHVKIVTEIHGLTRYEMTQARPWSRWTFQQLERLSLTRADHIIAVSYSQRDLIVKQLGADLADRVTVIWGPVEVQAIPYTAPPPGEPLRVGYLGNGSSWQGIDLILHAVERLRPYPQIHFVLAGIQPDRYRLRLPNPLPSNLTVVPTLPRGEEGTFLSQCHGLISSRIGGPVSDSQYPYKLSYYLAAGRPVIASAVSDQPLILQQAGCGWLFDPAQPETLVQCLLHLWRLEAPQRQALGERGRRFAETHLDSKQLGPKLLAIYKR, from the coding sequence ATGAAAGTCGCCCTGGTTTGTCCCTTCGACCTCGACCGGCTCTCGGGAACACCGGTGCGGGCGCAGTTAACGGCCAAAGCGCTGCACGCCTGTTGTGCGTTACAGGTCTATGCCACCGGCGGGTCGGCTCCCTACGTTCACCCCATTCCCAACAGTTGGACCAACCGCTTCCGGCTCGACCGCTTTACCTGGGGCGTGCTCCAGGCGTTCCAGCAGTTCCAACCGGATGTCATTCACCTGGTCAATCCCGCCGGCATCCTAGCGGCGTTGGCCTACAAGGCGCGCCATCCCCACGTCAAAATCGTCACGGAAATTCACGGGTTGACGCGCTACGAGATGACCCAGGCCCGGCCCTGGTCGCGCTGGACGTTTCAACAACTGGAGCGGCTCAGTCTCACCCGCGCCGACCACATCATCGCCGTGAGCTATAGCCAGAGAGATTTAATCGTCAAGCAACTGGGCGCCGATTTGGCCGACAGAGTCACGGTGATCTGGGGACCTGTCGAGGTGCAGGCCATTCCCTACACAGCGCCTCCTCCAGGGGAACCCCTGCGGGTCGGCTATCTAGGCAATGGCAGTTCTTGGCAGGGGATTGACCTGATCCTGCACGCCGTCGAGCGATTGCGACCCTATCCCCAGATCCATTTCGTGCTAGCGGGGATTCAACCAGACCGGTACCGCCTGCGTTTGCCAAACCCTTTGCCTAGCAACTTGACAGTGGTGCCGACGCTGCCCAGGGGCGAAGAAGGGACCTTCCTCAGCCAGTGTCACGGCTTGATTTCCAGTCGCATCGGCGGCCCCGTTTCCGACAGCCAATATCCCTACAAGTTGTCCTATTATCTGGCGGCGGGGCGACCCGTGATTGCCTCCGCCGTGAGCGACCAACCCCTCATTCTTCAACAGGCGGGATGCGGGTGGCTGTTTGACCCGGCGCAACCAGAAACCCTGGTGCAGTGCCTGCTCCATCTGTGGCGCCTGGAAGCCCCGCAGCGACAGGCTCTAGGGGAACGCGGGCGGCGTTTTGCCGAAACCCATTTAGATAGCAAACAGCTCGGCCCCAAGTTACTGGCCATCTACAAGCGCTAG